The following is a genomic window from Prunus persica cultivar Lovell chromosome G7, Prunus_persica_NCBIv2, whole genome shotgun sequence.
GGTATTTGCGCACCGTGGGACATAAGTTAACAGGAGAGAGGATCAATCAATATCCATGTTTATGTATTATCGAAAATAGTAAAGGTGTATTCTGTACAGTCTCTTTCGGCTGGATGGCTTCTCCAAGCAAATTGCTCCTCgctattatattataacaagATATGTATTCTTTGGTAATTATAAAAAGACTACTCTGTTTAGGCCTAATAAGTAACCAACACCTTTGTGATGTTCAGGTACAaagtttcactcaaaaaagGTTCCTAGTGCAACTTGAGGAGATGATTCATTAGTTAATTCGAATACGTgattaattgtttaatttattatttttggactATCAACTGTTCTTTGATTGTGATTCTTATAAGATAATCTTCTCAGTAATGATGGTCCATTATGCATGTTTATTGCCTTTTGCTGTTTCCTTGCAATAATGGCTGTCACCTACAGTGTCCATGGTGCACATCAGCACAAGGGTGGGCACAAGAAACACTCTCATGCAAGGATATCACTTTAACACAATGACACGCGAGGTATCTTTTTCACATGTTATTGTGTTATTAGTCAGATATAGCAAAATAATGTTATCTCCGTTACAAGTGAGTTTTTCTAGGTGGGCAcaataaataatttcaaaactttgagaaaaaaatatgaacaatACATACACTGGGGAGGGAGGGGCACAATTTCAaagcttaaaaaaaaagaatttatatGCAGCCAAATCAGCTTCAAGGTAATAACTTCTTGTTAATGAGATTGTAATAAGTACAAGAATTGATAAATATGATTGAGGATATTTGAAATGACAGTGGCAGGTGCTGAGGAGCAGTGCAGTGCAGGGGGAAAGGGAAGGTAAAGGAGTAAAGACAAGGTTTCTGTTCAATAAAAGAAGTCACCTTTTTCTTGATTTATGATCAGCAGAGCCTTTTGTGTTCCTTGAGGGAAGGACATTCGCAAAAGGGTTTCGCCCATTCTTGAATCTTGACCTTAACAGTGAATTCCAGGGATGAGAGATCGTGTGCGTGCGCGCGTGTTTTCTTGAACCTTTTTTGTTCACAACATTTTTGCTATacattttctaaaattgaacGATTTTATTGAGCGGTATGCTGTGGCCTCTATGGCAGTGGCCCCCCAGGAGGTTATATTACAGTGGAAACATTTTGCCTTTGTTAAGTATGTAGGGATGGATTAGTTAACTCAGAGGCATTGAAACCCTTCAAACAAAACCAGATCTCTGTTGTTGGATCATGATGGAGGTAAAATTGAGATAGGTTTCCTTAAGCACACATCATGTACATGTACATCCTTATGGGTGGAGAAAAACTTCCAAGTTTTTCTATCTTTCTTCCCGTGTCACTTATTAAAGGATGATAGAGATAAGAAGAATGGGGCAATGAAACGAAAATGGGGAAGTGTTTCTCCTATGGATGGGCGGCTTTGTGATGAAATGGGTCAATATCTACTTTTAGGTTAAAACGTGTGATGCCCAGAAGAAAAGCAAATAGAGGAAACATAACTGGAACAGAGGAAAGTAAAAGTTAAAACTGCTAAAAAGCATTAgagtttttagaattaatgTATTAAAAGTGTATAAAAAGGACCAGAAAAGCCTGTCTTATTATTATCAGTACAGAAACAGAAGCACTTATTTTGGTTTAatacaaaatggaaaaatctAGGGCCATACATACAAAGTACAAAGTTTACAAACATACATGTCATGCAAATCTCTGTTGATTCAAAGGAAACAGTTCCAATTGGTAATTCAAGTTTTGGGTTTACCATTATCACGGCTCACGAGACCAGAGGGGCCTGCAAGCAAGCAATGGTTCACTAACTTCACACACAGAGACAGAGCTACCCTGACAATTAAATCCCTCAGGAAATCTCGTGACTCTCTTAATGTAAACCGGCTGCTATGCCATATAATGCCATATATAAACACTCACACTTTTTAAAGTACTGCATCTGCTCTGCTGCAAGACATTGCACATTTTGTCATCTTCCTATTTCACTTTGCCGCTTGCTTGTGGTGGCTCTGTGATAAAAGTGGCAACAACCGTTCTTTAAGAATCTATGGTTCTTTTTTGGCCCAAGTAAAAGTGATGGTATAAATGAGTGATCAAAACATGGTATCTTGTGTTTTAGCCCGGAAGATGATGCAATGGTGTTGAATGttgataaaaaacaaaaaacaaaaaaaactagcCGAAGAAGTTTCCAACCGACAGGGTaggtttgaaattgaaaagcaaACTTCActatttcaagtttcaacctctgctttgatttgaattggaTTTGCGTTTGCCCGTGTGCTGAGAACATGACATCTTTTTATTTAGGAAAGTAATTTACCCGAATTGGATTCCCATTAGAGTCAAAAAGTGTAACAGCTTATTATATTTGATCTGATACCTCCCTCTTCCAATCATATACATGAAgtacaattaaaaaattattaaacctAGATTTTCTCAGAAATTCTGTTTTACCCCCATTCTTCATATGTGGGGCAAGATACCCACTGATCACCTTGCTTTGAAATGAGATATGCTGTACATGAAGTTAGTTGGGTCTCGTTTGGGGGGAAGATTTTCATGCAACGAggataatattttttgttattttcactCAATAGCGTAATGATATAcagaataattttttcacaTGTCATTATATTATTGGacgaaaatagcaaaataatcCTATCCTCGTAGTAAGAAAGTTTGTCTGCTAATTTAGAGATTAAAATAGGGGAAACATTCAGTCAAAATATTAGTGGTGCAGAAACTAACAAGCAAAATGGGATTAACATTTTgctaaaaaaaaaggcatcaatcaatcaatcatgCATAAAGTATTGtataatacaaaaaagaaaagaaaagaaaagcaaagataGAGTGGGTGGAGTTAATAAAGTGATTGAAGAAAGGGACCCTCTTCATCCATCCAGGATCTAACTCTATAACACTCATCCATCTTTCAATTATAGTAGTTTTCACTTGTGCTTTTGATTGTTAGTAATAACCCTTAAACCTGTCTTAAGCGTTATATCACCATTATCAGCATAATCATCCTACTTAGATCTAACATCATTCAGGATTTCGTGAAAAAATAGATACGGGAATGCTAGAGTAAATGTATAACCTTCACATATACAACTCTCAATCACCAAAAGTAATGTTCGGTAACAATAATAAACTCTCTGAAATATACATGGTTGCAATTTACTTGTTTGcgcctctgttttttttcactGCATCTTTTAGCACACAAAGCTTAGAGTCTTATATTATACAGCATATTTGGGAAGAATTGAAATATCATTTTGTTAAGTACATCTTCTACAAGACCAGTTTTGTATGCATCAAGGACTCGagtaaagagaagaaaaatgaaatggaagAAATCAAGTATAACAGCCTATATACTGACAAGGTTTGGTccttgaaagttgaaactgCAAACGGAATTTGGATAAAGAAAACAAGTGGAAGAAATGGTCTTCCATCTTTGTATGacttcatatttcatgtgATAACAGtcaatttatgttttattcTACAGTAGACCGTGTAATGCAAATCAAAACCCCGGTGactctttaaaaaaatgaggaaaaagaaaaccacccCGTTGAACCAATAGCTCATGACAAAGGTCGTAAAAATGACTAAAGAATGTTGATACAACATCAAACCTCCAAACGGACAGCAGAGTCGAGCTTCAAACGATTTAGTCGAACAGTCCCAAGAATGTACTCGGGCAACTCCGCCTCTTCTTTTGCCTGCAAGCAAAGTATGTGTTTATCACATGCAACCAGGTTACATCAATATTTTTGCAATGTTACTAGAAGCTCTCTTTATTTATCCTTCTCCCTATTGGTtatacctctctctctctctctctctctctctctctctctaacaagTTCAGAACACGTTTATACCAAAAGAAGACCAAAAGTTGATATAAGGAACACTGTACCCAATAATGCAACAATCATAAAGACACAAACCTCTATCAAAATGGCAAGGTCAACCACTATGCTCGTGACATATCCTAGGACAAGTCCGATGACACTCCTTGCTACAGATGATGATCCAATATCCACATCAATCTGAAAAGTTGTAGTAgtttatttcattaaaaaaaacaagcagAATATAGCAGGACAATCATTAGAGATGCCCCATAAGCAATCAAGAAAGGTTAATAATGCTTGAAATAACAGTTTTAGTTCTACACTGTCAAGTAAGTCTCTGCTTGTATCATAGAAAAACTGCACTAGGAAAAAGCCACTCATAGATTTGTTATTGCTACAAATAGTTATATAGATCCTTTGAAAGTTTGTTCAGTTACTAAACTTACCAAACtagaaaaaactcaaaaataattttacagTTGACTGAAGGTTGAGGAACACATCAGGATCCTCAAATAGAGGGAACTGCAcaataatatgataaaattACCTCTAGAAAGTTGTCTTGTCTGAAATATTTGCAAGTCACAGCTTTTCCCAATAGGCAAGCTTTTGTTCCAACAGCACGCTTGACCATCCAATATCCCTGTAACAGTAGACAACCATTAGCTACTCTTTTCCATCAAACGTAGAACACCCACGCGCTTATGCATCCTTTAGAGTTAAAGCATAACATACCTCAACGATACTAGGAATTAACTTAAATCGTGCATCACGAAACATGTCACTCCCATCCACAAATTGAGCAAACAAAGAACCTGGCTTTGCAGGTCTGTCAGAAGCATAGTAAAGTGCCAAACTATAGTTTGGTTTTGCGGGAACCTGAAACAGAAAAACGACATGTCATAAAGATAGTAAGAGGGCAGTTCACTTATCAACATAGTTCAACGTATACCTCTCATTATCTTCTAAACCTAGCATTATTGGTCTGTAAATGACAAACAGTCATCCCATTTCCTAGCAAAGGAATGGTTTGGGAGGAATACATATACGTACCTGGAGATTAATGACAAGTACAAATGGAAGCTTCTTTCCAGCCTGTGACTGAAATCAAGAAGTGTATGCTTAGACAGAAATCAGAAATGAACTTTCAAATTAACAATTTACTTTATCAATATAAAAGCAATTCGAACATGAAAAACTAACTCTACCTGAAGAAGACTCCGTGGATGGAGTGCAATCCTATCTAAGCTTTTATCAACTTTGAACCAATCTACTGCTATGAGCTTGAGAAGGGGATCTCCTCCCATTACCTGGAAAGAGTTAGTCAGCAATAAGCATAAGAAGATGACCGGAAGTCATCGAATTTTGTGCAGAATGttccaaggaaaaaaaagggaaactaaACCAAACACCACATACGGATCAAATGTACAAACACAGTGCAAGTTCTCAGTCAAATTAGTTCAAGGCAGAGTACAGCCCACCTTGGAATTGTCCTTTAGGTAGTTCTTTCCCCTGATCATAAATCCCGTACCGCTTGGACATGTCCAACAGTTTGTGTCAGCCTCATCCTTCCCATTGCGCAATGAACCACGGAATTGGCTTGGATCAATCATGACAGGAGCCACTTCAGAATCCAGTTCCTTATTAGCATCTGCAGCTGTATCCAGAATGACCTGTACTTAAGCActgataattttttaaaaagggtaAACAATAATGACAAACCAGTCTTTGAATGTATTCATGTCTTTTGGTTCTTAAATAAGTAAAAAGCTTTATAAAACAGAAAGCAAAAAGAAGGGACACCATTCTAGTACGCAGGAAGTTTACATAAGATAGCTTCACTCTTGAACTGATGATAATAATTTATAGTAGCATAATAGATCAATGCATAATTAAAAGTACTTAGATGTGAGCAAACCTGAGGTTCGTTTCAAGGCCAAGTTCAATTTTGAATCCTGCAAAGTATAGAGGGTGGCTATTAATATCTGGAATTCAAAATAATATCTCAATACAAATGTGAGATGCATTCAATTGGACCACAAATAGTGTTCCATTCCAAGATGAAGAAAACCAGAAAAGGAAAACCTTGTTGTCAAGTTCTTCGTCAGAAGATGAAGAGTCCGCAGACATTGCATCATAAAACTCATCCTTGACTTCTGACTCCTCAAATTCAGCATTGGAAACGGAAACTTCAGATAGTTTTGATTGGATAACTGTAGTAGAAGATTCGAATTTGAGTGCAGGATTTGCTCCAATATATTCCTTAAGACCTGaacaattacaaaaacaaaagaaacataacTGCCTTTGCAATAAACATTTTACGAAATACTTGAGATATCTCATGTTATATGGTTTCGGAAATCAGTTTAAGGGTAGGTTTTGTGACAGTTCTCACatgaaggttttttttttttttatagcatAGAACATTCGGATcataaattcaaaacaaaacagaaaaatatagATAATTAATGTCTCAACCTCCCACTTGGCACAATAATGCATAAGGTACACTCTTTTCAAACTTTGAGCAGtgatttttcttccatctGCACCAGCCCGCAGAATTTATCTCTAACATTTGAGTGACAAGACATCTTGGAGTATTTGAACCCATGGATGTGTTCAAATTTCTAATCTCCCAAGTAGATGCTGCgatacaaattaaaaacataaaaagaacaCCAACTTAATGAAGAAACAGAGACTTTCTGATAGCAGAAATTGAGCTTCATTGatgagaacaaaaaaaaaaaaagaagcgtCATCagatttggaaaaaaatgTCATCAAGTGCTACAAATCTGTGCTAGCAAGCCAgtcaattcatcctaaaattTGCAAGGGTTTTATAAAACCACAGCAAGTGGTACAA
Proteins encoded in this region:
- the LOC18770259 gene encoding protein ENHANCED DISEASE RESISTANCE 2-like isoform X2 translates to MDALPSPSSSSSPSTLKKVGSERSEVSTMSGLLGLGGGGGGGGGGGEDQRGSSTFEYFGWVYHLGVNSIGHEYCHLRFLFIRGKYVEMYKRDPHENPGIKPIRRGVVGPTLMLEEVGRRKVYYGDVYVLRFFNRLDESKKGEIACVTAGEAQKWLEAFDQAKQQAEFELTRGGSARNKLNMETELNLDVHRPRVRRYASGLKKLIRIGQGPETLLCQSSSLGANGSTDGYFERDINDAIEAYEWKCVRTINGVRIFEDVANSESGKGVIVKAVAVIDASADTAFEVLLNLGRHQRYEWDMLTGDLELLDSYDGHLDVVYGTFDPRWHSKRDFIFSRQWFCGQDGTYTILHFPAVHKKKPPRSGYRRTKINPSTWEIRNLNTSMGSNTPRCLVTQMLEINSAGWCRWKKNHCSKFEKSVPYALLCQVGGLKEYIGANPALKFESSTTVIQSKLSEVSVSNAEFEESEVKDEFYDAMSADSSSSDEELDNKDSKLNLALKRTSAADANKELDSEVAPVMIDPSQFRGSLRNGKDEADTNCWTCPSGTGFMIRGKNYLKDNSKVMGGDPLLKLIAVDWFKVDKSLDRIALHPRSLLQSQAGKKLPFVLVINLQVPAKPNYSLALYYASDRPAKPGSLFAQFVDGSDMFRDARFKLIPSIVEGYWMVKRAVGTKACLLGKAVTCKYFRQDNFLEIDVDIGSSSVARSVIGLVLGYVTSIVVDLAILIEAKEEAELPEYILGTVRLNRLKLDSAVRLEV
- the LOC18770259 gene encoding protein ENHANCED DISEASE RESISTANCE 2-like isoform X1 — translated: MDALPSPSSSSSPSTLKKVGSERSEVSTMSGLLGLGGGGGGGGGGGEDQRGSSTFEYFGWVYHLGVNSIGHEYCHLRFLFIRGKYVEMYKRDPHENPGIKPIRRGVVGPTLMLEEVGRRKVYYGDVYVLRFFNRLDESKKGEIACVTAGEAQKWLEAFDQAKQQAEFELTRGGSARNKLNMETELNLDVHRPRVRRYASGLKKLIRIGQGPETLLCQSSSLGANGSTDGYFERDINDAIEAYEWKCVRTINGVRIFEDVANSESGKGVIVKAVAVIDASADTAFEVLLNLGRHQRYEWDMLTGDLELLDSYDGHLDVVYGTFDPRYLTRWHSKRDFIFSRQWFCGQDGTYTILHFPAVHKKKPPRSGYRRTKINPSTWEIRNLNTSMGSNTPRCLVTQMLEINSAGWCRWKKNHCSKFEKSVPYALLCQVGGLKEYIGANPALKFESSTTVIQSKLSEVSVSNAEFEESEVKDEFYDAMSADSSSSDEELDNKDSKLNLALKRTSAADANKELDSEVAPVMIDPSQFRGSLRNGKDEADTNCWTCPSGTGFMIRGKNYLKDNSKVMGGDPLLKLIAVDWFKVDKSLDRIALHPRSLLQSQAGKKLPFVLVINLQVPAKPNYSLALYYASDRPAKPGSLFAQFVDGSDMFRDARFKLIPSIVEGYWMVKRAVGTKACLLGKAVTCKYFRQDNFLEIDVDIGSSSVARSVIGLVLGYVTSIVVDLAILIEAKEEAELPEYILGTVRLNRLKLDSAVRLEV